In Arthrobacter sp. StoSoilB5, one genomic interval encodes:
- a CDS encoding MBL fold metallo-hydrolase, with protein MTESTITIDRVVTSGTFSLDGGTWDVDNNVWIIGDDTECIVIDPAHNPAAVLEAVNGRTVKAILLTHGHDDHISSAGAFWELVKAPIHLHQDDWMLWRAVFPEVDPDDSIVDGEEFKVAGATLKAIHTPGHSPGSVCFYLPTEGTLFSGDTLFQGGPGATGRSYSDFPTIIDSIRTRILSLPPETVVLTGHGDSTTIGAELPHLDEWIARGH; from the coding sequence GTGACTGAATCCACCATCACTATCGATCGCGTCGTAACCTCGGGGACATTCTCCCTGGACGGCGGGACGTGGGACGTTGACAACAACGTCTGGATCATTGGCGACGACACCGAATGCATCGTCATCGACCCCGCCCACAACCCTGCAGCCGTCCTGGAGGCAGTGAACGGGCGCACAGTAAAAGCCATCCTGCTGACCCATGGCCATGACGACCACATCAGCTCGGCCGGAGCATTCTGGGAACTCGTCAAGGCACCCATCCACCTGCACCAGGACGACTGGATGCTGTGGCGCGCGGTCTTCCCCGAGGTGGATCCTGACGACTCGATCGTGGACGGCGAGGAATTCAAGGTTGCCGGCGCCACCTTGAAAGCGATCCACACTCCGGGGCACTCGCCCGGCTCGGTGTGCTTCTACCTGCCTACGGAGGGGACACTCTTCAGCGGAGACACACTCTTCCAAGGCGGCCCCGGCGCTACGGGACGCTCCTACAGCGATTTCCCCACCATTATCGATTCCATCCGTACGCGGATCCTGTCACTGCCTCCGGAAACGGTAGTTCTCACAGGTCACGGAGACTCCACCACGATCGGCGCAGAGTTGCCACATCTGGATGAGTGGATCGCACGCGGCCACTAA
- a CDS encoding FdhF/YdeP family oxidoreductase — translation MGRKKHPVQDTDVDLSVSEPKRSAAGLPSLSETLPHAMAHMGPSRAWKTLTAVNQKDGFDCMSCAWPDPPERKAAEFCENGAKAIGWEAEPLRIPTEFWAGNPLASLESRSEYWLGQQGRLVEPVYKAAGADHYAPISWEEAFGIIANELNTLDDPSEATFYTSGRTSNEAAFLYQLFVRAFGTNNLPDCSNMCHESTGVAMGETIGVGKSAITYTDFAKSDLIIIMGQNPGTCHPRMLTALEEAKLAGASIVAVNPLPEAGLINFRNPQRVRGIVGKGTDLADQFLQIRLAGDMALLQALSKRVLDAERAAPGSVLDRTFIDEHCQGFVGFAAHLATLQERDVLAATGLRSTEIDELADRYIHADKVIITWAMGLTQHKKAVSTIKEIINLLLLRGNIGKPGAGPSPIRGHSNVQGDRTMGIWEKMPPRFLDALQDEFGFDPPRKAGVDSVDSIRGMRDGRIKVLIALGGNLVHAISDTSVAEQAVRKTRLSVQISTKLNRSHVVVGEQALILPTLGRTEIDRQDGIEQFVTVEDTVCAVHRSAGTLEPIATDVLSEVAIVSRLAEAVLDHKVPVDWPGLRRNYDTIRDHISHVVLGFDDFNARIRERDGFVLPHGPRDSRTFPTPTGKAVFSVNDLETIEIPAGRLLLQTVRSHDQFNTTTYSMNDRYRGIKKGRMVLLVNPEDLAGLGFQDGAYVDVHSEADDGVDRVLRQLRLVAYPSARGCATAYYPEANVLVPLDSTAEGSNTPVSKSVIIRLEPAAAPVFEAAAGQGHRP, via the coding sequence ATGGGCCGGAAGAAGCACCCAGTTCAGGATACCGACGTAGACCTGAGCGTCAGCGAGCCCAAGCGGTCGGCCGCCGGTTTGCCCAGCCTCAGCGAAACCCTGCCCCATGCAATGGCCCACATGGGCCCTTCCCGCGCATGGAAGACGCTCACAGCCGTCAATCAAAAAGACGGTTTTGACTGCATGAGCTGTGCTTGGCCCGATCCGCCGGAACGCAAGGCTGCTGAATTCTGCGAAAACGGTGCCAAGGCCATCGGGTGGGAAGCCGAGCCCCTGAGGATCCCCACGGAGTTCTGGGCGGGGAACCCGCTGGCTTCGCTGGAATCCCGTTCCGAGTACTGGCTGGGGCAACAGGGCAGGTTGGTGGAGCCTGTATATAAGGCCGCAGGGGCGGACCACTATGCGCCCATCAGCTGGGAAGAGGCCTTCGGCATTATTGCGAACGAATTGAACACGCTTGATGATCCGAGTGAGGCCACGTTTTACACCAGTGGACGGACCAGCAACGAAGCAGCGTTCCTGTACCAACTTTTCGTCAGGGCTTTTGGGACCAACAACCTTCCCGATTGTTCCAACATGTGCCATGAGTCCACGGGCGTAGCAATGGGCGAAACCATCGGGGTGGGCAAATCGGCCATCACGTATACGGACTTCGCGAAATCGGATCTGATCATCATCATGGGGCAGAACCCGGGAACCTGCCATCCGCGGATGCTGACGGCGTTGGAGGAGGCCAAGCTCGCGGGTGCGTCCATTGTCGCTGTTAATCCGCTGCCTGAGGCCGGGCTTATTAACTTCCGGAACCCGCAGCGCGTTCGCGGCATCGTTGGTAAGGGAACCGACTTGGCGGACCAATTCCTGCAGATCCGGCTCGCCGGGGACATGGCACTGCTGCAGGCCCTTTCCAAGCGCGTCCTGGATGCCGAACGGGCGGCACCCGGTTCTGTCCTGGACCGCACATTCATTGATGAGCACTGCCAGGGGTTCGTTGGATTCGCCGCGCACCTGGCAACCTTGCAGGAGCGGGACGTTCTTGCCGCCACCGGCCTGCGCAGCACAGAAATCGATGAACTTGCTGACAGGTACATCCACGCGGACAAAGTCATCATCACGTGGGCCATGGGACTGACCCAGCACAAGAAGGCGGTTTCCACCATCAAGGAGATCATTAATCTCCTTCTGCTCCGCGGCAACATTGGAAAACCGGGGGCTGGACCCTCTCCAATCCGTGGACACAGCAATGTTCAGGGTGACCGCACCATGGGCATTTGGGAGAAAATGCCACCACGGTTCCTTGACGCCTTGCAGGATGAGTTTGGCTTTGACCCGCCACGAAAGGCCGGGGTTGATTCGGTGGACAGTATCCGTGGAATGCGGGACGGCAGGATCAAGGTGCTCATCGCGCTGGGCGGCAACCTGGTTCATGCGATTTCGGACACCTCGGTCGCCGAGCAGGCTGTTCGGAAGACCCGGCTCTCAGTTCAGATCTCCACCAAGCTGAACCGCTCACACGTGGTGGTTGGAGAGCAGGCATTGATCCTTCCTACTCTTGGCCGCACCGAAATCGACAGGCAGGACGGGATTGAGCAGTTTGTCACTGTAGAGGACACCGTATGTGCAGTGCACCGCTCCGCCGGGACGCTGGAGCCTATCGCTACGGATGTCCTCTCCGAGGTGGCGATCGTCAGCCGGCTGGCTGAGGCGGTTCTTGACCACAAAGTTCCGGTGGACTGGCCGGGCCTCAGGCGTAACTACGACACCATCCGTGACCACATCTCCCATGTGGTGCTTGGATTTGATGACTTCAATGCCCGCATCCGAGAGCGCGACGGCTTCGTCCTTCCGCACGGCCCCAGGGACTCGCGTACCTTCCCTACCCCCACAGGTAAAGCCGTGTTTTCGGTGAATGATCTGGAAACCATTGAAATACCGGCCGGACGACTGCTCCTTCAGACGGTGCGCTCCCATGACCAGTTCAACACGACCACTTACTCCATGAACGATCGTTACCGTGGCATCAAGAAGGGCCGCATGGTCTTGTTGGTGAATCCGGAGGACCTGGCTGGGTTGGGTTTCCAGGATGGTGCCTACGTGGATGTGCACAGCGAAGCCGACGACGGCGTCGACCGTGTGCTGCGGCAGTTGCGTTTAGTGGCGTACCCCAGTGCCAGGGGCTGCGCCACGGCCTATTACCCGGAGGCGAACGTGTTGGTCCCGTTGGATTCAACTGCGGAAGGCAGTAATACGCCGGTATCGAAGTCTGTGATTATCCGGCTGGAGCCGGCTGCCGCCCCGGTTTTCGAGGCGGCAGCGGGCCAGGGGCACAGGCCTTAG
- a CDS encoding lipoate--protein ligase family protein, with product MSEARLERDRGASARHNLTVYRQEDSLGAAGDLDFALELLKRARSGQLGPTLRLYRPQPTVAFGQRDANLPGFSAAEDACRELGFEPLVRKAGGRAAAYHQGTLVIDHIEPHPDAIVRAKARFAEFGELLAGALRNVGVHAAVGEIPGEYCPGEFSVHGEDAEFPAHRIKLIGTAQRVVSGGWLFSSVIVVENSGPIRDVLTASYAALGLEWDPATAGAANDLLPHLDVKTVEDAVVDAYRGYADVVDGDFRSLLA from the coding sequence ATGAGCGAAGCACGGCTGGAACGCGACCGTGGCGCTTCCGCCCGCCATAACCTCACGGTCTATCGCCAGGAGGATTCCCTCGGTGCCGCAGGGGATCTTGATTTTGCGTTGGAGCTGCTGAAGCGGGCCCGTAGCGGGCAACTGGGCCCTACCCTTCGCTTGTACCGCCCGCAGCCAACAGTTGCGTTTGGCCAGCGCGATGCGAACCTCCCTGGCTTCAGCGCGGCCGAGGATGCTTGCCGGGAGCTCGGGTTCGAGCCCCTCGTGCGGAAAGCAGGCGGACGTGCGGCTGCGTATCACCAGGGCACGCTGGTGATCGACCACATAGAGCCGCACCCTGACGCTATTGTCCGTGCGAAAGCCCGCTTCGCGGAGTTCGGTGAGCTGTTGGCAGGTGCGCTCCGCAACGTCGGCGTCCATGCCGCCGTCGGGGAGATCCCGGGGGAGTATTGCCCCGGGGAGTTCAGCGTGCATGGGGAGGATGCGGAGTTTCCCGCCCATCGCATCAAGCTGATAGGGACTGCCCAGCGGGTTGTTTCCGGGGGGTGGCTGTTCAGCTCCGTGATTGTGGTGGAGAACTCCGGTCCTATCCGTGACGTCCTGACGGCGAGCTATGCGGCGTTGGGCCTCGAGTGGGATCCTGCCACCGCCGGTGCTGCAAATGACCTGCTGCCCCATCTGGACGTCAAGACTGTGGAGGACGCCGTGGTTGACGCTTACCGCGGCTACGCAGACGTGGTGGACGGCGACTTCCGGAGTCTCTTGGCGTAA
- a CDS encoding VTT domain-containing protein, which yields MDQIMSLPFGVALAALFAIVMIRVNVTYWLGRGAVTGFAHTRFGDSLQRPKAAQAQALIQRWGPYAVVLSFLTVGLQTAVNLAAGAARMPLRRYLPAATVGSAIWALLYATIGLAALEAWLAVAAASPAGAGLAVTVVIAVTVWVTVARRRRAAAKSADTVV from the coding sequence GTGGACCAGATCATGAGCTTGCCCTTTGGCGTCGCGCTTGCGGCGCTCTTCGCGATTGTCATGATCCGCGTCAATGTCACGTACTGGCTGGGCCGGGGAGCTGTTACCGGCTTCGCCCACACCCGCTTCGGCGATTCGCTCCAGCGGCCCAAAGCAGCTCAGGCCCAAGCCCTCATTCAGCGTTGGGGGCCGTACGCCGTCGTGCTCTCCTTCCTGACCGTCGGCCTGCAGACCGCGGTCAATCTGGCAGCCGGGGCAGCGCGGATGCCGTTGCGTCGTTACCTCCCCGCGGCAACCGTGGGCTCTGCTATCTGGGCGTTGCTGTATGCGACGATCGGCCTTGCCGCGCTTGAGGCGTGGCTGGCGGTAGCCGCGGCGTCGCCGGCTGGGGCCGGGCTGGCGGTGACGGTTGTGATCGCCGTGACGGTGTGGGTGACGGTGGCCCGGCGGCGTCGGGCGGCAGCCAAATCAGCGGATACAGTGGTCTGA
- a CDS encoding DNA alkylation repair protein, protein MSEAGEFVDFTLQRESSWEKAMEARQRLGGMKVYGASVGAVRGTVRDALKRHKNLDHDDITALSSELWGEAVFERRLAAVVLLQTKVGILINTDLTRIEGFIRQAGTEELADPLAVDVVKPLLAGLEGQAKERAERVLERWSRDTDPWLRRAAQLATDNSTP, encoded by the coding sequence GTGAGTGAAGCTGGTGAATTTGTGGACTTCACGCTGCAGCGTGAATCGTCGTGGGAGAAGGCCATGGAAGCCCGGCAGCGCCTGGGCGGCATGAAGGTCTACGGCGCATCGGTTGGCGCAGTGCGAGGAACAGTCCGGGATGCCCTCAAGCGGCACAAGAACCTTGACCATGACGACATCACAGCCCTGAGCTCGGAACTGTGGGGTGAAGCGGTCTTTGAACGGAGGCTAGCTGCAGTTGTGTTGCTGCAAACCAAGGTTGGGATCCTGATCAACACGGACCTTACCCGCATTGAGGGTTTCATCAGGCAGGCCGGCACGGAGGAACTGGCCGATCCTTTGGCGGTGGATGTGGTCAAGCCCCTGCTCGCCGGGCTTGAGGGACAGGCAAAGGAACGCGCTGAACGTGTTTTGGAACGCTGGTCGCGTGACACGGATCCGTGGCTACGCCGTGCCGCGCAACTCGCCACGGACAACTCGACCCCTTGA
- a CDS encoding PDDEXK nuclease domain-containing protein, with protein sequence MPSQELATEATASVPGVPAATSMPDWYPALLNTVAQQVRTGRTLALAAANSELLNSYWSIGRQLAERESQEGWGAKVVTRLSADIRSRFPEAKGFSPRNLRYMKSFAQAWPDFPMLQAPLATLPWYHQIALLEKLDDAATRLWYAAAAAQHGWSRNVLTHQIETRLHERSGQAITNFKTTMIPADSDLAQQATKDPYVFDFLAMTDRRSERELELQLVQHVEKFLLELGQGFAFVGEQVRLEIAGDEFFADLLFYHLKLRCYMVIELKAVKFEPGFLGQLGMYMAAVDDLMAHPDDKPTIGLLLCKEKNSVVAEYALRGFNAPVGIAEWRTSLAESLPDEFVASLPSIETLEAELASKARILPD encoded by the coding sequence ATGCCTTCGCAAGAGCTCGCTACCGAGGCCACAGCGTCCGTCCCAGGAGTCCCCGCTGCGACATCGATGCCCGACTGGTACCCCGCCCTGCTCAACACTGTGGCGCAACAGGTCCGCACAGGCCGCACCCTCGCTCTTGCGGCAGCGAACAGCGAGCTGCTCAACTCCTACTGGAGCATTGGCCGGCAACTGGCCGAGCGCGAATCGCAAGAGGGTTGGGGCGCCAAAGTGGTCACTCGTCTATCCGCCGACATCCGGAGCCGTTTCCCTGAAGCGAAGGGCTTCTCCCCCAGGAACCTGCGGTATATGAAGAGCTTTGCCCAGGCCTGGCCTGATTTTCCAATGTTGCAAGCGCCGCTTGCAACATTGCCGTGGTACCACCAGATCGCGCTGTTGGAAAAGCTCGACGACGCCGCCACCCGCCTCTGGTACGCAGCGGCAGCCGCCCAGCATGGATGGTCGCGCAACGTCTTGACGCACCAGATCGAGACCCGCTTGCACGAGCGTTCCGGGCAGGCGATCACCAATTTCAAAACCACCATGATTCCTGCCGATTCAGACCTCGCCCAGCAGGCCACCAAGGATCCGTATGTCTTTGATTTCCTTGCCATGACTGACCGCCGGAGCGAGCGGGAACTCGAGCTTCAACTGGTGCAACACGTGGAGAAATTTCTGTTGGAGCTGGGTCAAGGCTTCGCGTTTGTTGGTGAACAGGTGCGATTGGAGATCGCCGGCGACGAGTTCTTCGCGGACCTGCTCTTCTACCATTTGAAATTGCGCTGCTACATGGTCATTGAGCTAAAAGCAGTGAAGTTCGAGCCCGGGTTCCTGGGCCAGTTGGGCATGTACATGGCGGCCGTTGACGATCTCATGGCTCACCCGGACGACAAACCAACCATCGGCCTGCTGCTGTGCAAGGAGAAGAACAGCGTGGTGGCCGAGTACGCCCTTCGTGGCTTCAACGCTCCGGTGGGGATTGCGGAGTGGAGGACCTCCCTTGCCGAGTCCTTGCCCGACGAATTTGTTGCCAGCCTGCCCAGTATCGAGACGTTGGAGGCCGAGCTGGCCAGCAAGGCCCGCATCCTGCCGGATTGA
- a CDS encoding FAD-dependent oxidoreductase, whose product MKSLWLDRESSFTSDAIPDEKHFDTIVVGAGLTGMVTALLLSRSGQRVAVLEARTLGAVTTGNTTGKLSLLQGGALSALRGQYSLKVVQAYVEANRTGQAWLMRYMEEQGIPFQRRTAVTFATSDDGGQRLRKEAAVSRDAGLDVHFSRDPGLPFPVVEALELDDQAQIHPMEVLETLARDIREHGGIIVEDVQVQDVGSDLPVAVSTRKGAFTANTVVIATGTPILNRGLYFAKLEPNRSYAAALRLPDATPPPSGMYLSIDPPTRSQRTHPTPEGELLLVGGYGHTGGRAVSPKAHLDDLLSWANQHYPGAEVTHTWSAQDYRPTNLIPFFGKMPRGHGRIFFGTGYNKWGMSNGVAAALSITADILGGQSDWASVIHHRVTSPQGALEAVRLNAGVAKRMVEDKAKVRSNPEITDQTRPPEGSGVVGLYKGEPAAVSTVDGNVCMVSASCAHLGGLLSWNDAEKSWDCPLHGSRFAPDGTYLEGPATHNLQKSPLKKKDSQGAD is encoded by the coding sequence ATGAAATCGCTGTGGTTGGACAGGGAATCCAGCTTCACGTCCGATGCAATCCCCGATGAAAAGCACTTTGACACGATTGTGGTGGGAGCAGGGCTCACCGGAATGGTGACGGCCCTGCTGTTATCCAGATCAGGTCAGCGTGTGGCAGTTTTGGAAGCACGGACCCTCGGCGCCGTTACCACCGGCAACACCACGGGGAAACTAAGCCTCCTGCAAGGAGGGGCACTCTCGGCGCTGCGTGGCCAGTACTCGCTGAAAGTGGTGCAAGCCTATGTGGAGGCGAATCGCACTGGTCAGGCTTGGCTGATGCGGTATATGGAAGAGCAGGGCATCCCGTTTCAGCGCCGGACGGCAGTCACGTTCGCAACTAGCGACGACGGCGGCCAGCGCCTGCGCAAGGAGGCTGCCGTTTCTCGGGACGCCGGCTTGGACGTGCATTTCAGCCGTGACCCCGGGCTGCCATTCCCGGTGGTTGAGGCACTGGAACTTGATGACCAGGCGCAGATCCATCCGATGGAAGTCCTGGAGACGCTCGCCAGGGATATCCGGGAGCACGGCGGAATAATTGTTGAGGATGTCCAGGTGCAGGATGTGGGTTCGGACCTGCCTGTGGCAGTATCCACCCGAAAGGGCGCCTTCACTGCGAATACGGTGGTCATAGCCACCGGCACGCCGATCCTGAACCGCGGGCTCTACTTCGCCAAACTGGAACCGAACCGCTCGTACGCTGCGGCTCTTCGGCTTCCAGACGCAACCCCGCCTCCAAGCGGAATGTACTTGAGCATTGATCCACCCACACGTTCCCAACGCACTCACCCAACGCCGGAGGGTGAGTTGTTGCTGGTAGGCGGATATGGGCATACCGGCGGCCGGGCAGTGTCCCCCAAGGCCCACTTGGATGACCTTCTCTCCTGGGCAAACCAACACTATCCGGGCGCGGAAGTCACCCATACGTGGTCTGCGCAGGACTACCGGCCAACCAACCTTATTCCCTTTTTTGGAAAGATGCCCAGGGGACACGGCCGGATCTTCTTCGGCACCGGCTACAACAAGTGGGGTATGAGCAACGGCGTTGCAGCTGCGTTATCGATTACTGCGGACATCCTGGGCGGCCAGTCTGATTGGGCCAGCGTCATACACCACCGGGTTACGTCGCCCCAGGGTGCTTTGGAAGCCGTTCGCCTCAATGCCGGCGTCGCCAAGCGTATGGTCGAAGACAAAGCCAAGGTCAGGAGCAATCCGGAGATCACGGACCAGACCCGTCCCCCGGAGGGGAGCGGCGTCGTCGGACTTTACAAGGGTGAGCCAGCCGCTGTGTCCACTGTTGATGGCAACGTCTGCATGGTGTCTGCCAGCTGCGCCCACTTGGGAGGCTTGCTGAGCTGGAACGACGCCGAGAAATCGTGGGATTGCCCTTTGCACGGCTCAAGGTTCGCTCCCGACGGCACGTACTTGGAAGGTCCTGCAACGCATAACCTGCAGAAGTCGCCACTCAAGAAGAAGGACAGTCAAGGAGCAGACTAA
- a CDS encoding thioesterase family protein has translation MTTSLPELAEGNFYYESLGEGRYRSTIHAQGAWNPHEQHMAPASGILADALLRHEPRDDVRMARISYEILGLIPGGELQVTTSTLRPGRTIELIQAELSAGGRVAIRAAAWRMITSDTSAVAASEDEAMPAPDECKLWDGASVWPGGYIRSLEMRIAEGHRPGSGRVWIRTMHPLTDKEDSSDLARLMGLVDTANGIAARVPPGENSYIFPNVDLQIHMYRAPSGEWLGLDNKVSFGADGIGLTSSVLHDINGPFGRAEQILTLRKS, from the coding sequence TTGACAACTTCACTACCGGAACTGGCGGAGGGCAACTTCTACTACGAATCGTTGGGTGAGGGTCGCTACCGCTCCACGATTCATGCCCAAGGTGCCTGGAATCCGCACGAACAACATATGGCTCCTGCCTCGGGCATCCTCGCTGATGCCCTGCTGAGGCATGAGCCCCGCGATGACGTCCGCATGGCGCGTATCAGCTACGAGATCCTAGGGCTGATCCCCGGAGGCGAGCTCCAGGTGACCACCTCAACTTTGAGGCCTGGACGGACCATCGAACTCATCCAGGCTGAGCTTTCCGCGGGTGGTCGCGTGGCCATCCGTGCCGCAGCGTGGCGCATGATCACCAGCGATACCAGCGCCGTGGCGGCGTCCGAAGACGAGGCCATGCCGGCCCCGGACGAATGCAAGCTGTGGGATGGTGCCAGTGTATGGCCCGGCGGCTACATCCGGTCCCTGGAAATGCGCATCGCCGAAGGCCACCGGCCGGGCTCGGGCAGGGTGTGGATCCGGACCATGCATCCTCTGACGGACAAGGAAGACAGCAGCGATCTTGCCCGCCTCATGGGCTTGGTCGACACCGCCAATGGCATCGCGGCACGGGTTCCGCCGGGGGAGAACAGCTACATCTTCCCCAATGTGGATCTGCAGATCCACATGTACCGTGCGCCGTCCGGAGAATGGCTCGGGCTGGATAACAAAGTTTCCTTCGGAGCCGACGGCATCGGCCTCACGTCCAGCGTGCTCCATGACATCAACGGACCGTTCGGCAGGGCCGAGCAGATCCTGACGCTGAGGAAGAGCTGA